The window AAAATGAAAATTTTAACTAAAAATAAAACTTATGAATATCCGCTGAGAGTACTTCCCGTCTATGAATGGGATAAAGTGCTAGGATTTAATCAAAGTGACGCTGTTTTAAAGCTTAATGAGGTTAAATACTTAAGAGAAATCACAAGCTTAATGATAAGTCCAAAATTTTTAGACGAATTCTATGTGATTTTGGATCAAAATAGAGAATTTATTTCTTATTATAAGGACTATCTTGTTGCAATAATTTACACTGCACAATTTAATACTTTTCATTTAGACAATGATCTAAAAAAGCCCGCTTTAGTATATTTGAGTGAGTATGAAAATAATGTTGGTGATTTTGTTGCTTTTGACTATATTAATGAAAATTTTGATTATGAAAAAGTAGCCACTTCACTTTCATCAAGTACATCAAATTCCAATGAGCTGGTTGCTAAATGAGCAAAAGAGATAGAGATATTGATAAAGCTATTGCAAGTCTTAATGAGACTAGAAAAAAATATTTTAACTTGCTTGACGAGATTAAGAACGACAAATATTATTTTCCAGTAATTATGAATATTTGCTCGTACGACAATGTAAAGAAATTGCCTTATGACGAGCTTTTAGAGGTCAATAGACTTGCTGAGATTAAATTAGAAAAAGAATTGTATGAATTAATTTTAAGCAAGTGAGGGCTTAGTGAGCGACAAATTCACCATTAAATTTAAAGGGATTCTTGATCATGCTGCAACAAAAAAGGCCATTGAACAAGATATTTCTAAAATGGAAAAATATCTTAAACCCAGAAACTCCAGTTTGGGAAGCACTAAAGATATTGTAAAAAATAATTTGTCGAACAAGAAAAAAGAACTTAGCAAACAATCTAAATTTGAAAGCTTAAGAGAGCGTGTTGAGAAATATAGACTTACACAAACTAAAAAGCTTATAAAACAGGGCATGGGGTTTGAGAAAGCCAGAAAAGAGGCTTTCAGAAGATCTTTAATGTCTGATAAAGACAAAAGACGCCTTGAGTATAAAGAACTTGCAAAAGAATCAAAAGCAAAAAGTAAAATGTTAGCGGCCTCTCAAGGAAAAGGACTTGTTGCCAAAATTGCAATAGGCAGTGCCCTAGGTAATATCATTAGCAACGCTATGAGTAAAGTTGGGGGCGGCCTTTTGGGTTTTGCTAAAAAAGCGGTTGAAGAAGACACCAAAACTAAAAGAACACAACTTCTCAATAAAGCGTTTTATGATGATCCAAAAGAGAAAGAGGGTCTTTTAAAGATTATTGGCGGAATGAAGGGATTTGAGCGCGACTTAGAAAAAGAAGAATTCTTAAATCAAGCAAGTGTCTTTAAGGGGACTTTAAGGGATTTAGATATGTTAAATGAAACTAATTTGAAAAACGCAGTAGAATTTGCAGCTATGCTTAAATCCAGTGGTGCTATGAGCAGCGAAGATGCAGTAAAGGCTGTTAATAGTGTTCTTGGGGGTGATGGAAGTGAGCTTTTTGATCTATTAAAGAAGTCAGGTGTTGGAGACAAATATATAGAAGATGCCAAAATGGCCTGGCAAAGCGGGGCACAAGTAGATCTAGAGTCTAGAATTACCAAGATGATGGAAATGTTCGAGGATTTTAAATCTTTCGGCCTTACAAAAAAAGTCAATAATGCTGAGAGTATTCAAAGTAATTTGGCCTCAGCTGAGCAAACTCTTCAAAACTTAACCACTACTGTCTTGGACCCATTACTTGACCTCATTAATAAGATAACTAATTACTTTAAAGACTTTGCGTTTGAAACACACATTATTAATCCCATAATTAATGGCATTAAAAGTATTTTTAATCTTAATTATTTCTTTGCAAAATTAAAATCGATGCTACCTGGATGGATGGGCGGAGATGAGGGTGCGGCTCTAAAAAAACTACAAGAAGAAATTCAAAATCAAGACAATGCTAACAGCACACCATAATTTTTACAAAAGGTAATTACTTATGACAAGTAACAAAAAAATTGCTAACAATGCAGCTAACAAAATAGATATTAATAATAAAATTACTAACAATCATGATATTGAAAAGAAAAAAATCAAGGAAAAAATCAATGATATTGAAAAGAAAGAAATCAGGGAGATTACTCGAATAATAAGAGATGTAATAACCCAAATATTTGCCCTTTTCGGAGCAGATAATTTTTTAGTGTTATTTCCTAGAATGGATCTAAAAGGTTTTGGATATATTCCTCAATTGTTTTTTATAAAACCAAAAAATGAACTCATAACACGCACTTATAATACTAGTTGTTCTAAAAGACCAGTTATCAATTATTATGATAGAAAAGCGGAATATGTAAGCTACAATCCGGTAATGACTGGTGAACATATCTCATTAAACGGGGGAATACTAACATCCTTATATAAGGATATGATTTCTTTACTCAAAATGACTGTTTTTGGCAATACTATGCTACGCTTTGACGCTCATCTTGTAAAAGAACAACTAGCCAATAGAATACAAGCACAAGTCCCTTTTAGTATATATAGTCCAACTTTTGGCCTTAAAGAATTAGCTGTAATTACAAGTCTTTCGTTTAAAGATACTCCTTTCATTGACGAAGTTGAGGTTAGTCTATCAATAGAAATAGTAAAAACATTTGCATTGGAAAAATATAAAGGATAAAAAATGCTGTTACTACAATATGATTTTAAAATTGAGTTCTACAATGTAGATACATCAAAAAAATCACCTGATGGAATTCCTTTCGCCGAAGAAATTCCTAAAATTATCATCAATACACAAGATGGAATTCATATTGATATTTCCATATCCAACGTGTATTCAAATATTCATACTATAAGTTCCAAACAAGCAAAAGTCGTACTTTGGAATCTTCCCTTAGACTTCACCGACGACATTAAATTTGGAGATATAGTAAAAATATATTATAAGAAATTTGCTCATGAAAAAAATTTTGATTTCATAATGGCAGGAACTTTAGGACCTCCTATGAGTACTGATTATCCGGGTGGGGATTTTAGTGTAGATCTTGATGTTCGTTTATTAACTAAAAGCAACTTCTTCAATCGTAAGTTGGCAGGCAAAGAAGGCAAAAACTTTAAAGGCAAAACGGTGCAGGAGGCAATAGAATCTGTATTTCCCAATCGCAATATCCTTAATATGGATGAAAAAGATTGTCTTAAAATTATTGACAAAGATATTTATGCCACAACACCAAAAGAGTTTATTGACAAAATAAAAGGAACATATGTTCATAACATAATAGCCGATATTGGTACTGGTTTACGGGGATATGAATGCTATCTGATATTTACTAATTATATAAAAAAGGGGGAAAATGTCCACTACGAGGCATTAGAAGACTATGGGCTTGAATTTATACCACAACAAGAAATTACTTTGGGCACAACACTCAAAAAAAATCTTATATTTTGGAACGCAAAAACATTTTTCACACATAAGTTAAATGTTGGAGATAAAGTCTCATTTATTGATGGACTAGGGAAAATGATAAAAACCACTATAAAAGAAACAAGTGCAAGGCTTAGCAATACAGGAGAGTGTTCATTAATATTAAAGTTAGAAGATGATTCTAATACAAAACGTAAAAAATAAAGGGGGCTAGAATTAGAATGAATGAAGACTATGAAATTTACAGAATGAATCAACGCCTTTATGGCCAGGCATTGGCTCAAGAAGACCTTAAAAATTGGATTTATTCAAACATTTTCATAATTAAAATTGGCACTGTAAAGGAGTTTAAACATCAAACTCAAGAAGCTATTGTTACAATACCCGAATTTGAAGATTTAGAAATTCACACAAAAAATATCTCTAATATCAGTTTAGAACTATCAAAAGGTGATAACGTTTTACTGCTTCAATCAAGCGTTAATATTTTTGATAAAAATAACGATATTCACTTTGACAAACATCATTTTTATATACTTAGTGCAATTAGCCCAAAGACTTTAAATCTAATCTCTGATACTGTTAAAATTAAAGCAAACAATAACATTGAAATAGCTAACCAAACAACTAGCTTAAAAACAATTCTCAAAAATATTGTAAGTGCTATTGAGGGTATAAAAGTCGTACCCGCACAAGGAGGCCCAGCAATTGAACCAGTCAGCCTAAAAATAGCAACCACTAAAATTAATTCTGATATTAATAGTTTGTTTAAGTAATTTTTGCTAAATATGGTATAATTACTAGTATGGATTTAAGATTAGGCAATAATTTCGAATTGGTATTTAATAACGATTTATCACTTGTTGATGGAATTGATGAACAAAAACAAAGATTTTTGATATTTTTAAAAACCTTAAGGGGTAGTTTAAGCTATGCTCCTCATTGGGGACTGGACTATTTCTTGCTTTTAAAACTGTTAAAAATTAACAATCTTCACGCTGTAAAAAATTATTTTCACGAAATATCTAAAGAACTTAACTTAGATTTAATAAATATTTCAACTACTATACAAGACAACAAAGCACACATATCCTTTTTTTTCTCAGGCGATGTTTTGAATATGGAGTTTAATTTATGAGTATAGTTTTTGATTCTGATTTTGGCATTTTAAAACGTACAATTAAGGATATTGTAAGATCGAAAAGAGAATATTTGCGTGTAAATTATGGTATTAATATTGATGATAACCAAAGCTCAATTTATAACATTATTGCGTCTTCTTTAGCATTAATTGAAGAAGAAATAATTAATGAGCTTAATCTCTTTTTTTCTAAAATGAAACCGGGTGGCACTTATTGGGCTGCTATTGAAGAACACATTTCTTCTAAAAGCACAACTTACAGCGCGGTTCGCACTGCTTTACTTAATCTTGATGGGGTTGAGCATACTAATATTAAAAGTGCAGCTGGTAAAGCCAACATATATCTAATTTTAAAGGAAACTTTACTAGACGATAGTAAATCTAATATTAATAGTCCTAAATTTAAAGCAAAACTTTGGGAGACATTATATCTAACAACTCCTAGTGGGACTTTACTTGAGGGAGACATCGAAATTGATGGCCTCAATT of the Borreliella burgdorferi B31 genome contains:
- a CDS encoding DUF2634 domain-containing protein, which translates into the protein MDLRLGNNFELVFNNDLSLVDGIDEQKQRFLIFLKTLRGSLSYAPHWGLDYFLLLKLLKINNLHAVKNYFHEISKELNLDLINISTTIQDNKAHISFFFSGDVLNMEFNL
- a CDS encoding DUF777 family protein is translated as MNEDYEIYRMNQRLYGQALAQEDLKNWIYSNIFIIKIGTVKEFKHQTQEAIVTIPEFEDLEIHTKNISNISLELSKGDNVLLLQSSVNIFDKNNDIHFDKHHFYILSAISPKTLNLISDTVKIKANNNIEIANQTTSLKTILKNIVSAIEGIKVVPAQGGPAIEPVSLKIATTKINSDINSLFK
- a CDS encoding DUF276 domain-containing protein, which codes for MSIVFDSDFGILKRTIKDIVRSKREYLRVNYGINIDDNQSSIYNIIASSLALIEEEIINELNLFFSKMKPGGTYWAAIEEHISSKSTTYSAVRTALLNLDGVEHTNIKSAAGKANIYLILKETLLDDSKSNINSPKFKAKLWETLYLTTPSGTLLEGDIEIDGLNSTGQRKSYKISLGKRKYVYMKVKYKLDLKNYLYLNIDSQIRDIYSRIISNNYSDMGISFEYQDFFAPVNEVKGIKFMEISACIKDTDTESITKIGDSDFKKNQDIAINDDTMLLFNMTDRLLIDIG
- a CDS encoding DUF693 family protein → MLLLQYDFKIEFYNVDTSKKSPDGIPFAEEIPKIIINTQDGIHIDISISNVYSNIHTISSKQAKVVLWNLPLDFTDDIKFGDIVKIYYKKFAHEKNFDFIMAGTLGPPMSTDYPGGDFSVDLDVRLLTKSNFFNRKLAGKEGKNFKGKTVQEAIESVFPNRNILNMDEKDCLKIIDKDIYATTPKEFIDKIKGTYVHNIIADIGTGLRGYECYLIFTNYIKKGENVHYEALEDYGLEFIPQQEITLGTTLKKNLIFWNAKTFFTHKLNVGDKVSFIDGLGKMIKTTIKETSARLSNTGECSLILKLEDDSNTKRKK
- a CDS encoding DUF759 family protein; translated protein: MSDKFTIKFKGILDHAATKKAIEQDISKMEKYLKPRNSSLGSTKDIVKNNLSNKKKELSKQSKFESLRERVEKYRLTQTKKLIKQGMGFEKARKEAFRRSLMSDKDKRRLEYKELAKESKAKSKMLAASQGKGLVAKIAIGSALGNIISNAMSKVGGGLLGFAKKAVEEDTKTKRTQLLNKAFYDDPKEKEGLLKIIGGMKGFERDLEKEEFLNQASVFKGTLRDLDMLNETNLKNAVEFAAMLKSSGAMSSEDAVKAVNSVLGGDGSELFDLLKKSGVGDKYIEDAKMAWQSGAQVDLESRITKMMEMFEDFKSFGLTKKVNNAESIQSNLASAEQTLQNLTTTVLDPLLDLINKITNYFKDFAFETHIINPIINGIKSIFNLNYFFAKLKSMLPGWMGGDEGAALKKLQEEIQNQDNANSTP
- a CDS encoding DUF1322 family protein, with protein sequence MSKRDRDIDKAIASLNETRKKYFNLLDEIKNDKYYFPVIMNICSYDNVKKLPYDELLEVNRLAEIKLEKELYELILSK
- a CDS encoding DUF1473 family protein — its product is MIMRYKMKILTKNKTYEYPLRVLPVYEWDKVLGFNQSDAVLKLNEVKYLREITSLMISPKFLDEFYVILDQNREFISYYKDYLVAIIYTAQFNTFHLDNDLKKPALVYLSEYENNVGDFVAFDYINENFDYEKVATSLSSSTSNSNELVAK
- a CDS encoding DUF792 family protein, translated to MTSNKKIANNAANKIDINNKITNNHDIEKKKIKEKINDIEKKEIREITRIIRDVITQIFALFGADNFLVLFPRMDLKGFGYIPQLFFIKPKNELITRTYNTSCSKRPVINYYDRKAEYVSYNPVMTGEHISLNGGILTSLYKDMISLLKMTVFGNTMLRFDAHLVKEQLANRIQAQVPFSIYSPTFGLKELAVITSLSFKDTPFIDEVEVSLSIEIVKTFALEKYKG